The following proteins come from a genomic window of Thermoproteales archaeon:
- a CDS encoding AAA family ATPase — MLKVCLTSGCKGGTGKSTLAVLLTILYSGAGKRTILIDTGAGGNSSHIIITNPPPPYLRNIINDGDAIEAIIKCELSIKDKTVDFYLIPNNGPLGSVNNNSVRKLLKSIEKFFDIAIFDLPAYQNGEYNSFIDNCDIVLLIYNPSDFIIKAVSKCYTGNRIVIPVLNKHLGIEKYLVNIRKMHNSVFTIPFDPYLSIMNPGNLSNVLARISSQVQKNLVELALKIATMKKGFDKKVSKVRLLKVNTILRR; from the coding sequence ATGCTGAAAGTATGCCTAACATCTGGATGTAAAGGAGGAACAGGGAAATCTACGTTAGCGGTTCTATTAACTATTCTATACTCTGGTGCTGGTAAAAGAACAATATTGATAGACACTGGAGCAGGAGGAAACAGTTCGCATATAATAATAACTAATCCGCCACCACCATACTTAAGAAATATAATTAACGATGGGGATGCTATAGAAGCAATAATAAAATGCGAATTATCTATAAAGGATAAAACAGTCGATTTTTACCTTATACCAAACAACGGTCCTCTGGGCTCTGTAAATAATAATAGCGTGAGAAAACTTTTGAAGTCCATTGAAAAGTTTTTTGATATAGCAATATTCGACTTACCTGCATATCAAAACGGAGAATATAATTCTTTTATAGATAACTGTGATATAGTTTTATTGATCTACAATCCCAGCGATTTCATAATAAAAGCTGTGAGTAAATGCTATACCGGGAATCGTATCGTAATACCCGTATTGAACAAACACCTTGGAATTGAAAAATACTTAGTAAATATTCGAAAGATGCATAATTCTGTTTTTACAATACCGTTCGATCCTTATCTTTCGATAATGAATCCGGGCAACTTATCGAACGTTTTAGCTCGTATCTCAAGTCAAGTTCAGAAAAATTTAGTGGAATTAGCCCTGAAAATAGCGACAATGAAAAAGGGCTTCGATAAAAAAGTTTCTAAAGTTAGACTCTTAAAAGTAAATACTATTCTAAGGCGATAA